One genomic segment of Paenibacillus sp. FSL H8-0332 includes these proteins:
- a CDS encoding fibronectin type III domain-containing protein: protein MKDMLKRWISILCVFVMVTLILFPGGSQVKAAGESNIISFADLHFDGFIKTAGWVPDMGEIDYITLDMPGITVKNIRFDLSSRKMSYDIALDKAAIMTSGSRTYWFSNNQRSRYLDINVYMSNSGSGASAGTSSHRVTEGLSTGESNNTFITNINDLIPYEGLGLYGELPTKISVFVSAGDAQHIPNQFYNGWRNSMGVPLPEQNLTSNAAPTITIPTPNGQQLSPSSLFIPVIGVSDSNGDALELKYYIDSEAAARESKTITNTATTQNVSFNPLNIAALPEGSHTIRFTANDGKVITQNSVTIFVDKSPPVIGNINIISSDSQVQISGTATDSISGLDNIPYRYTVGSQSSGWTTQPSFTATGLTPNTAFYTKIEARDKVGNSAVHEQNVYTKAQAPAISVQQNGETSLIMQLHDQNAASTQYLIQMGTAYVTSSGTLSSSPVWFTPSNKTVVINGLTANTSYSFQVKARNNEGVETGFGGLASGTTLAAAPGGITAEASQQWIKLAWPPSAGALGYEVEAGGAIINNGTSTSYTHNGLLPNTQHTYRVRIINPGGTSSWSQAFTQMTLPEPPAFPNNLLTVPSQKFISLTWDLVPHATRYEVEADGVVTDNGTLNSFTHKDLEASTDHTYRVRAGNLGGVSEWSAPAVQQTWPNPPETPTKISAVQDIHTVTVKWDEMERASGYEIEVDGLIIDNKQLTSYAHEGLDALSGHTYRIRAVNIGGKSKWSSPLDVTTHPEIPDVPTNIMTTADESQITASWRTVPHTDSYDIEVDGGTIITVKDNLFVHDQLAADSKHTYRIRAANISGTSEWSKPITMATMPAGINTESLTNVVAVVTNKSITLSWDTVAANARYEIEVDGKVLDNGADTIYNHTGLRAEEYHLYKIRVKQGNERGDWVAVLALSTLPNLPDSPSKIEGFAQNNSIELRWEKMDGANGYQLEVDGKTIDVGNNITYQHNELTSGTAHTYRVRAKNTSGVTAWSPSLQKSTTSPDYVLKVKKDKEASLTLLAQNVQDFSELEFVVTYNPDELELIDSYDFTPARDLSNGRITGSNLTATYTPGKITYSIDQNVVPGTSWSGEITTLTFKSKITGESNVKVTVD, encoded by the coding sequence ATGAAAGATATGCTGAAAAGATGGATATCTATTTTATGTGTTTTTGTAATGGTTACGTTAATTCTATTCCCAGGGGGATCACAGGTTAAAGCAGCGGGAGAGTCTAATATTATCAGCTTTGCTGATCTCCACTTTGATGGTTTCATAAAAACTGCTGGATGGGTTCCAGATATGGGCGAAATTGACTATATAACGTTAGATATGCCAGGAATTACTGTGAAAAACATACGTTTTGATTTATCTTCAAGAAAAATGAGTTACGATATTGCCTTGGATAAAGCAGCCATTATGACCTCAGGCTCCAGGACCTATTGGTTCTCAAACAATCAACGTTCCAGATATTTGGATATAAATGTTTATATGAGTAATTCAGGTAGTGGTGCAAGTGCGGGTACCTCCTCACATAGAGTTACCGAAGGCTTGAGCACGGGGGAATCAAATAATACTTTTATAACAAATATTAATGATTTAATTCCATATGAAGGTTTGGGACTATACGGTGAGCTTCCAACAAAGATTAGTGTCTTTGTAAGTGCTGGAGATGCCCAACATATCCCAAATCAATTTTATAATGGATGGAGAAACTCAATGGGTGTACCTCTCCCAGAGCAAAATCTAACCTCCAATGCAGCCCCTACAATAACCATACCAACACCGAACGGACAGCAGCTTAGTCCAAGCTCCCTGTTCATCCCTGTGATAGGGGTATCAGATTCGAACGGTGATGCGCTAGAACTGAAATATTATATAGATTCAGAGGCAGCTGCAAGGGAAAGTAAGACGATAACCAATACAGCTACAACTCAAAATGTATCCTTTAATCCATTGAACATAGCAGCTTTACCGGAAGGCAGCCATACCATCCGCTTTACAGCCAATGACGGAAAAGTCATCACCCAGAATTCTGTAACCATCTTTGTAGATAAATCCCCTCCGGTAATTGGAAATATCAATATTATTTCTTCTGACTCACAGGTTCAGATATCGGGAACAGCCACAGATTCCATATCAGGGCTGGATAACATTCCATATCGTTACACAGTCGGAAGTCAGTCGAGCGGCTGGACCACACAGCCAAGCTTTACGGCAACAGGATTAACTCCAAACACTGCATTTTATACCAAGATTGAAGCCAGAGATAAAGTGGGGAATAGTGCAGTCCATGAGCAGAATGTGTATACAAAAGCACAAGCTCCGGCAATATCTGTTCAGCAAAATGGTGAAACATCCTTAATCATGCAGCTTCATGATCAGAATGCTGCTTCAACCCAATATTTGATTCAAATGGGTACAGCTTATGTTACTTCTTCCGGTACTCTCAGTTCTTCGCCTGTATGGTTTACCCCGTCTAATAAGACGGTAGTTATTAACGGTTTAACAGCAAATACCTCTTACTCCTTCCAGGTAAAAGCAAGAAATAACGAAGGGGTAGAGACAGGGTTCGGAGGGCTGGCAAGCGGAACGACATTAGCCGCTGCACCTGGCGGAATTACTGCAGAAGCTTCACAGCAATGGATTAAGCTTGCATGGCCTCCATCAGCGGGTGCCTTAGGTTATGAGGTAGAGGCAGGTGGAGCGATTATCAATAATGGAACTTCTACTTCCTATACGCATAATGGATTATTACCCAATACTCAGCACACCTATAGAGTAAGAATTATCAACCCGGGAGGTACGAGTAGCTGGAGCCAGGCTTTTACTCAGATGACATTGCCCGAACCGCCGGCTTTTCCTAACAATTTATTGACAGTCCCATCGCAGAAATTCATTTCATTAACCTGGGATTTGGTTCCTCATGCTACGCGGTATGAAGTGGAAGCCGATGGAGTTGTGACAGACAACGGCACGCTTAACTCCTTCACGCACAAAGATCTGGAAGCTTCAACGGATCATACCTATCGTGTAAGAGCAGGTAACTTAGGAGGAGTGAGTGAATGGAGCGCACCTGCCGTACAGCAGACATGGCCTAATCCGCCAGAGACTCCCACGAAGATATCAGCAGTGCAGGATATTCATACGGTAACTGTGAAGTGGGACGAGATGGAACGGGCCAGCGGCTACGAGATTGAAGTGGACGGGCTAATTATCGACAATAAACAATTGACCAGCTATGCCCATGAAGGATTAGATGCACTTAGCGGTCATACCTATAGAATTCGCGCAGTTAATATAGGCGGGAAAAGTAAATGGAGCTCTCCTCTGGATGTAACCACTCATCCGGAAATACCGGATGTACCCACGAACATAATGACGACCGCGGATGAGAGTCAGATTACTGCATCGTGGCGCACCGTTCCTCATACGGATAGTTACGATATTGAAGTGGATGGCGGAACTATAATCACTGTAAAGGATAACCTGTTCGTGCATGACCAGCTCGCTGCAGATTCCAAGCATACGTATAGAATCAGAGCCGCTAATATTAGCGGAACAAGTGAATGGTCCAAACCTATAACTATGGCTACCATGCCTGCAGGAATAAACACAGAATCCTTAACAAATGTAGTAGCGGTAGTGACGAATAAGTCCATTACCCTGTCGTGGGATACTGTTGCAGCAAATGCACGATATGAAATAGAAGTGGACGGCAAAGTATTGGATAACGGTGCAGATACGATTTACAATCATACCGGACTACGTGCAGAAGAGTACCATCTCTACAAAATCAGAGTAAAGCAAGGAAATGAACGTGGAGACTGGGTGGCAGTATTAGCACTCTCTACACTTCCTAACCTGCCTGACTCCCCTTCCAAAATAGAGGGATTTGCCCAAAACAACTCGATTGAATTGCGCTGGGAGAAGATGGACGGGGCGAATGGCTACCAACTAGAGGTAGACGGGAAAACGATAGATGTCGGTAACAATATAACCTATCAGCATAACGAGCTTACTTCAGGAACCGCTCATACGTACCGGGTAAGAGCAAAAAATACATCAGGAGTGACTGCCTGGAGCCCTTCTCTACAGAAGAGTACTACAAGTCCGGATTACGTTCTTAAAGTCAAGAAGGATAAGGAAGCAAGTCTGACTCTGCTGGCTCAGAATGTGCAGGATTTCAGTGAACTGGAATTTGTAGTGACCTATAATCCGGATGAGCTTGAATTAATCGATTCATATGATTTCACTCCAGCCAGAGATCTCTCTAATGGAAGGATTACCGGTTCTAATTTAACTGCAACCTATACCCCTGGGAAAATCACATATTCCATCGATCAGAATGTTGTCCCGGGAACCTCTTGGTCTGGTGAGATTACCACGCTCACCTTCAAGTCGAAAATAACCGGCGAGAGCAACGTAAAAGTTACAGTAGATTGA